A window from Peromyscus eremicus chromosome 1, PerEre_H2_v1, whole genome shotgun sequence encodes these proteins:
- the Pold4 gene encoding DNA polymerase delta subunit 4 isoform X2, translating to MGRKRFITDSYPVVKKREGPPGHCKGELAPELGEDTQSLSQEDAELELLRQFDLAWQYGPCTGITRLQRWHRAEQMGLKPPLEVHQVLRTHPEDPRFQCSLWHLYPL from the exons ATGGGCCGGAAGCGGTTCATCACTGACTCCTACCCTGTtgtgaagaagagggaggggcccCCTGGGCACTGCAAGGGGGAGCTGGCACCAGAGCTAG GGGAAGACACCCAGTCCCTCAGCCAGGAGGACGCAGAGCTGGAGTTGCTGAGGCAGTTTGACCTGGCCTGGCAGTATGGGCCTTGCACAG GTATCACACGGCTGCAGCGCTGGCATCGGGCAGAGCAGATGGGCTTGAAGCCCCCCCTAGAGGTGCACCAGGTGCTGAGGACACACCCTGAAGACCCCCGCTTCCAATGCAG CCTCTGGCATCTCTACCCGCTCTGA
- the Pold4 gene encoding DNA polymerase delta subunit 4 isoform X1, giving the protein MGRKRFITDSYPVVKKREGPPGHCKGELAPELGEDTQSLSQEDAELELLRQFDLAWQYGPCTGITRLQRWHRAEQMGLKPPLEVHQVLRTHPEDPRFQCSHQELQERIHGQ; this is encoded by the exons ATGGGCCGGAAGCGGTTCATCACTGACTCCTACCCTGTtgtgaagaagagggaggggcccCCTGGGCACTGCAAGGGGGAGCTGGCACCAGAGCTAG GGGAAGACACCCAGTCCCTCAGCCAGGAGGACGCAGAGCTGGAGTTGCTGAGGCAGTTTGACCTGGCCTGGCAGTATGGGCCTTGCACAG GTATCACACGGCTGCAGCGCTGGCATCGGGCAGAGCAGATGGGCTTGAAGCCCCCCCTAGAGGTGCACCAGGTGCTGAGGACACACCCTGAAGACCCCCGCTTCCAATGCAG CCACCAAGAACTTCAGGAGAGAATCCATGGCCAGTAG